One genomic segment of bacterium includes these proteins:
- a CDS encoding T9SS type A sorting domain-containing protein, with product TYRLSYNATGLPSGTYFYRLQTGEQSQTRKMILMK from the coding sequence ACCTATCGTTTATCGTACAACGCCACCGGCTTACCCTCTGGCACTTACTTTTATCGCCTCCAAACCGGAGAACAATCGCAAACGCGAAAGATGATCCTCATGAAATAA